Genomic DNA from Thermobifida alba:
CACGGAAGAAGGAGCGGTAGATGCGGACCGCGCTGACCGAGCTGCTCGGCGTCGACCTTCCCCTGGTCGGGTTCAGCCGCTCCCCGGCCGTGGTCGCCGAGGTGTCGAAGGCGGGCGGCTTCGGGGTGCTGGCGGCCACCGCCTACCGCCCCGAGGAGCTCGACGCCCAGCTCACCTGGATCGAGGAGCAGGTGCGGGGGCGCCCCTACGGGGTGGACCTGCTGGTCCCCGCCGCGACGTCGGACCGGGACCCCGAGGCCCTGGCGGCGGAGCTGCGCGCGCAGATCCCCGCCGAGCACATCGAGTTCGTCCGGGGCCTGCTGGAGAAGTACGGGGTGGACCCCGGCGACCTGTCCCGGGGGTTCGGCGCGGCCGACGGCCAGGTGGCGGGCATCGCCCCGACGGGGGTGGAGGCGCTGCTGGACGTCGCCTTCTCCCACGACATCTCCCTGGTGGCCAACGCGCTCGGTCCGCCGCCGCCGTCACTGGTGGAGCGCGCCCGCAGGGCGGGCGTGGTGTCGGCCGCGCTGGTCGGCAACGCCCGGCACGCCGTCCGGCAGCTGGAGGCCGGGGTGGACCTGCTGGTCGCCCAGGGAACGGAGGCGGGAGGGCACACCGGGGCCGTCGCCACCATGGTGCTGACCCCCGAGGTCGTGCGGATCGCCGGGGACACCCCGGTGCTGGCGGCGGGCGGGATCGCCTCGGGGCGGCAGATGGCCGCCGCGCTGGCGCTGGGCGCCGCGGGCGTGTGGTGCGGGTCGGTGTGGCTCAACAGCGTCGAGGACATCACCCCCGAGCACGTCAAACGGAAGTTCCAGGCCGCGGCCAGCACCGACACGGTGCGGTCGCGCACCCGCACCGGCAAGCCCGCCCGCCAGCTGCGCAGCGCCTGGCACGACGAGTGGGAGCGTCCCGGAGCCCCGGAGCCGCTGGGCATGCCGCTGCAGATGATGCTGGCCAAGGACGCCTGGCAGCGCATCGACGCGGCGGCGCGGGCGGGCTCGCCGGGCGCCCGAGCCCTGGAGTCGTTCTTCGTCGGGCAGGTCGTGGGCTCCTTCGCGGAGCTGCGGCCCACCGCCGAGATCGTCGCCGGGATGGCCGCCGAGTGCGCCGAGTGCATCAGCGGACTCCAGCGGATGCTGTGAGCGTCGTGCAGACCTTCGTGGAGAGAAAGGGAGAAGGCTGTCCGGGGCCGCGCCGCGCGGCCCCGGACAGCCGGGGCTCAGGCGGGCCAGCCCGCGTCCAGGTCGGTGCCGACGTGCATGGTGATGGTCTTCTCGGCGATGAGCGCCTCGTCGCCGGTGACGCGGATGCGGTCGAGGTAGGTGCCCCAGCCGATGGCCGAACGGTCGGCGCCGCGGCCGGTGAAGAGGAAGTAGGAGGAGACCTCCACCAGGCCCGGCGCCAGCCAGGTGGTCTTGGGGGAGGTGATGAAGTGCCGCTTCTCCGCGGGGTCGAGCTGCAGGAGCCGGCGGTAGAACTCCGCGATCCCGCGCCGCCCCACGGCGTCGCCGCGCCGGGTGCGCAGCACGCCGTCCTCGGTGAACAGGGCGGCCACCGCCTCGGGGGTGGGGTCGTCCAGGGTCTCGGCGTAGCGGTGCAGGTGGTTGCGGGCGGTCTCCATCTCTTCGAGCCGCCGCACACGGTTCAGCAGGTCCTCCACGGCGTGCGGGTCG
This window encodes:
- a CDS encoding NAD(P)H-dependent flavin oxidoreductase; protein product: MRTALTELLGVDLPLVGFSRSPAVVAEVSKAGGFGVLAATAYRPEELDAQLTWIEEQVRGRPYGVDLLVPAATSDRDPEALAAELRAQIPAEHIEFVRGLLEKYGVDPGDLSRGFGAADGQVAGIAPTGVEALLDVAFSHDISLVANALGPPPPSLVERARRAGVVSAALVGNARHAVRQLEAGVDLLVAQGTEAGGHTGAVATMVLTPEVVRIAGDTPVLAAGGIASGRQMAAALALGAAGVWCGSVWLNSVEDITPEHVKRKFQAAASTDTVRSRTRTGKPARQLRSAWHDEWERPGAPEPLGMPLQMMLAKDAWQRIDAAARAGSPGARALESFFVGQVVGSFAELRPTAEIVAGMAAECAECISGLQRML
- a CDS encoding nuclear transport factor 2 family protein, which translates into the protein MTATDPHAVEDLLNRVRRLEEMETARNHLHRYAETLDDPTPEAVAALFTEDGVLRTRRGDAVGRRGIAEFYRRLLQLDPAEKRHFITSPKTTWLAPGLVEVSSYFLFTGRGADRSAIGWGTYLDRIRVTGDEALIAEKTITMHVGTDLDAGWPA